The Delphinus delphis chromosome 13, mDelDel1.2, whole genome shotgun sequence DNA window TCTCAGTGCTGGTTTCACCCCTGGGTTCCTGAGCTAGTTACGGGGTGCGGGCTGGAGGGAGCCACAGCTGCCGGTCCCTGTACAAGTAACTTGGATCTCTGTGCCAGGTTTTCAAGTGCAGCTTCAAGCAACGAAGTCACATGTGAGAAGTGTTCTGAGCCGAGCAGTGAGCTGCCTAAAGAACCCAGGGAAAAGGTAAGGAGCCGCTTGGCGCGTCCTTTTCCCCAGCAGGTAGTTGTACTTGTTGGAAAAAGGGCTTTTATGATCTCCAGGGCCCAGGAAAGAATCAGAAACCTCTCATGAACTgttaagacatttttttcctttaatgttggGACTTTTAAAGTCCCTTCCGGTATGATGGGCTGTGTGATTCCCCGTTGCAAATATAATCGTCAGGCATTTCTTTTTGTCTGTGCAAATGGGAGGAGGGACATGGCTTTCCTGTGTAAGAATGTCTGCTTTATTAAGAAAttaatgaagatgtaaaaatgtTAATAGAAACCCCCCTCAATTTTCCCCCATTATGGTCCCTGCTTCTTTCCCCACCCTGATGTGTCACCTAGacgaagaaaaaggaggagagttACCATCAATTAAATTgcttaaaacatattttcatttagtctgttttcttaaatatgtatttatcttGCCTGTGCTGgatcttagctgtggcacacagcatcttcgttgcagcgtgcagactcttagttgcagcatgcgtgcgggatctagttccctgaccagggatcgaacctgggtcccctgcattgggagcatggagtcttacccagtggaccaccagggaagtccccatttagtctgtttaatttaaaaagctcATAAAATAACTGCTAGGTATAACGGGTTTGCGGTTGAtgctttctgcagtttcagttttTGTTAAACAGcttcactgaggtataattgacatacagtaaactGGACATGTTTAAAGCATATAAGCAGGTGAGCTTTGACATCTTTGTACACCTGTTGAAACTTTCATCACAATAAAGACAGTGGGCATTTCCAGCACATGCAAGTTTCTTCTCTGTGACCCCCCAGAgcaaccactcatctgctttCAGTTACTGTAGATTCATTCGCATCTGCTAGATTGTTATATAAATGCAACCAGTGCTCTTTTCTCGgtccggcttctttcactcagaatcattATTTTGAGCTTCATCATGTGTGTCAATAGCCCATCCTTTTTATTGCCGAGTAGTACTCCGTTGTATGGGTAGCCCACAGTTGGCTTATCCATTCAGcccttgatgggcatttgggttgtttccagtttggggccattGCAAATAAAGCTTCTGTGAACATCTGTGGGCAAGGCTCTGTAGGGAcatctattttgttttctcttggataaatacctaggtgtggaatggctggatcacatagttttactttttaagaaaattatacacCAGTTTTAAACACCAGAGCTTGGTTCCAAGCCCATTTGAACCCCTCCCATCATAAACCCCTAGCAAAGGTGAACTGGCTCTGAATGACAGTGCCCACCACTCCTGGGGTGGGCGGTTAGCCCTGTTTCTATCCTTGGATCTTCTgagtcatttctttaaaaatggtagagagggacttccctggcagtccagcggttgagactccgcacttccattgcgggggacgcgggttcgatccctggtcagggaactaagatcccttaGTTTTCCCAAAATGGAAACCCCTTATCCAGTCACTCCTcatcccccacctccagcccccggCAACCgtgaatctgctttctgtctctatagacttgcctattctgggtgttccatgtaagtggaatcatgtatgtggccttttgtgtctgacttctttcactttgcattatgttttcaaggttcatctatgttatagcatgtatcagtactgcattcttttttatggatgaataatattccattgcatggatataccgctttctgtttatccattcatccattgacggACATTTGAGTTTCCAGCTTTTGgcgattgtgaataatgctgctgcaGACATTGGTATACAAGCTTTTGtctgaacacctgttttcagttcttttgggtatatactcaggaATGGAATTGGTGGGTCGTATGGTTAAATCTTTGTGTAACTTCTTGAAGTAGACCTTtttctaagagaaaagaaaaattttagatatGACTAAGCACTAATACATGAATATtataaaaacccaacagaactAAAATGTGTAGGATTAAAAGATGACGttctcttcctcatttcttcttcctACCCTCACTCCTTCacccacagttttttttttaaattaatttattttatttatttatttctggctgcattggctatttgttgctgcacacaggcttcctctagttgtggcaagtgggggctactctttgttgcggtgcacgggcctctcattgtggtggcttctcttgttgcagagcacgggctccaggcgtgcgggcgtcagtagttgtggcacgtgggttcagtagttgtggctcgtgggctcagtagttgtggctcacaggctctagagcgcaggctcagtagttgtggcacacgggcttagttgctccacggcatgtgggatcttccctgaccagggcttgaacccatgtcccctgcattggcaggcggattcctcaccactgcaccaccagggaagcccttcactccCAGTTTGATtgttatcttttctccactgtttatGTACTCACGTACATatttatacacatgtacacatgtagttttttaaaatggtaatttattataaatatatagttcCTCATCCTGCTTTTCTTCCACCAGCACGACATTTTGTGTGTTCTTAGACGTTAGGACATTGGGACCTGCCCCCACTTCTGTGGATCCAAGTGCCTGTGTGGTATTCAATTGTTTgaatatttcagaatttatttaGCCAGTGCCCTttagatgggcatttaggttgtttctgtgttctTTCGTTTCACAAACAGTGCTGTATGAACTTTCTTGTTCACATAGACTAGTGCACGTGAGCAAAGCAAGAATCCTGGGAGGAAATGGCCAGATAAAAGGAAATGAGTGTCCTAAAATCATGAGAGATATACTGAGTTGCCCAAGAATCATGCCCATTCCATTTATCttctcaccagcagtgtctgAGAGTGGCCGTGTCTGAGAGTGGCCGTTTCACCACATCCTCACCCACACTGGCTATGTTCAGTCTGTAAGATTTTATGGTGTCTCACTGCTGTGATTTTAAAAGCAGCTATTtcagggcgtccctggtggcgcagtggttaagaatccacctgacaatgcagggaacatgggttcgagccctggtcagggaagatcccacatgccgcggagcaactaagcccgtgcgccacaaccactgagcctgcgctctagagcccgcgagtcacaactactgaacccatgtgccacaactgctgaagcccacgcacctagagcccgtgctctgcaacaagagaagccaccaaaatgagaagcccgcgcaccgcaacgaagagtagcccccgctcgccgcaactagagaaagcctgcacgcgacaaggaagacccaacgcaaccaaaaataaatacatcaatcaatcaatcaatcaatcaatcaaagcAGCTATTTCAATCACctcatctctttctttccatttcaaaCTGCCCCCCGacgtttttttttggctgcactgcgcaacttgtgggatcttagttctctgacgagggatcgaacccggggccctGGCAATGGAAggctggaatcctaaccactgaaccaccagggaattccctccatttCAAACCCTTTAacttaaattggattttttttttttttccacagcaaAAGGAAGGGCATGGTGTGGACGGAGCATCTGTCCCAAGAAGCCCCTGGAAGCCTGCGACACCCCGGGAGAAATCCAGGCAGACAGAGTGGAAAGACAGTTCTGACCAAGTCCCTGGCAGCGGTTGGAGCGAAAGTGTGGTGGGGCCTCTGAGCCCTTCCGCCAGCGCCCCGGATGATGACAGAAGCTTCCAGACCGTGTGGGCCACAGTGTTCGAACATCACGTGGAGAAGCACACCGTGGCTGACCTATCAGGACACTGTCCCGCAGCCATGACCCCCAGGGACACGGCCGATGTCTTGGAGCTCAGATCCAGGTTCCTTGGGTCGAGAAGCTCTTTCCCGCAAACCACATACCTGAAGAAAGAGTGGTTGGAAAATCCCGACCCAAAGAAATCTGGGCGGACCGCCTTCTCCAACGGTGAGCCCAAACAGCATCATACGTCTTCCGTCCTGGGAAGATACCCTGTGGGCGACAAGTGCAGTAATAACCCCTGCCTCAAGCTCTTGGAAAGCCCTCCCGCATCCGAGAGGGTCGAGCCCAGGTATGACATCGTGCACGCGGTTGGGGAGCGTGCGCACAGCGAGGCCATCCCCACGGCGCCCGAGGAGAAGGCTGTGACGCTCCGGAGCAGCCAGTCTCGGCTCTCACTGTCCCAGGAGGTGGCCCCTGCCGTGACCCCTGCTGACCCCGAGCGCAGGCTGGAAGGCCAGGTGGGGTCTGTCCAAAGGGCCAGTCTGATCTGGGAAGCTCGAGGGACGCGTGAGGTCAGCGGGCCAAAGCCTGAGTTCCACCGAGAGCTAAAGGACACGTCTGGAGGCAATTGTCTGTCACCCAGATGGACAGGTGGGGTGACTATCAACTGGCAGAAAGCTGCTGTGGGGGTCAGTGAAGAGAGAGGCTCGGAACCAGGCCCCGAGGCCACCTCTGCGAGGACCATCCAGGCTGCCATCCAGGAGGCCCAGCACCAGGGGATCGACGGGGCCGGAATAAAGCCAGGGGAAAGGGGTGCCCCCCAGGGGGGGCCTCTGGAGCCTCCTTCCAGGGCTAAGGGCGAGGCCTCTGACTTCCGAGCCCGGCCACAGGCAGACGTGCTACTGCAGAAGGGGCCCCTCGCCGTGGCTGGCGGCCAGGGTGGAGCGAGGCCGGCCCGGGTGCCAGAGCCCGAAGCCAGGATGCGGAAGGTGAGCCCCAGCGACCAGAGGATGGAGAGGTGGAGGCGGCGGACGTTACCCCATGACGCGAAGTTCGATGAATTCAGCTTACTGGCCCCAGAGCACTCTTCCAAGGCAGAGCAGAGACGGACGGGTCATTTGACCCACACCGCAGGTGCCTTAGGAAAACTTCAACTAGCCCACGGTTGGGAGGAGCCCCAGCAGGGGAACCCGGGCGTGTCACAGGTTCTTTCAGCAGCAAAGCAAGGGTCATCTGTGGAACCCAAGGCGACCTTTTTTGCAGTGACGTATCAGATTCCCGACACTCAAAAAGCAAAGAGCATTGTTAAGCCCAGGTCCGAAAACTTGATGGAACATTCTAGAAAAATAgccccacctccatcacctcatctTTTAACATCTACCTTGGTTTCTCTGAACCATGAAGAGCTGCTGGAGACCATGGGCAGTAAAAACCAGGCTCCAGGCAGAGAGCATGACCGTGCAAGCTTTCCAAAGACTCCGAGGCCAGCGTCTCTTGGGGAGAGGATTCTGGGTCCTCCCAGCGAGAGAATCTCCGATGACGATGCTTTATGGGTTCGTCGGGGACCGGAAGACAGCATTGGTTTTCACAGCGACTGGAAGGACCGTGGGAACAAGACGTCCCCCCGTGGTGCTCCCAAAACACCTCCGGCTCTCAAAAGTCACCCGAAAGCCACCCATCTCCTGCTCAGAAGGAAGACAGAGGTGGTCAGCGAGACGTTCCCAGGTAAAATCAAGGATGGTTACAGGTCCAGTGTCCTCGACATTGACGCCCTGATGGCCGAGTACCAGAGACAGCCGGCCGCAGGCCCCAGGGAGGCTCAGGAGCTGGTGGGGGGACCGCCCACAGAGCCCAGAGGCTCGAATCCCGAGAGGCCTGGCCAGCAAGGCGAGGTGGATCGGAGACGGAGGAGCCTGAAGGAGGGCCCTGAAATTGAGGGGCCCCGGAAACAAGCCAGTTTTGCCGAAACAAACCCCAGTCCTACCCCCGGCTCGGGCAAGCAACTGGCAGAGACCCTGGAGGCAGCCACGAACACCAAGGTCAGCCCTCCTCTGTGGGCTCTGCCGCACTCAGCTCCTCCTGAGAAATATCCAGGGGCCTCTTCTGGCCCTGCAGGTCCCAGGAAGAAAGGCTCGGGGGTCACCGAGGATGAGAAAAAGGCCTTCATCAGTAAACATCACAGTGCAAAGTGCCCGCATTCCCCGGCTGAGTCACAGCCCACCACCTCCTGGGAGGATCTGGGCAGCGGGGCCACCGTGCCACCCAGGTCCTCCCCCACTGACCAGAAGAAAGGGCTCCCAAGGAAATCCCtcgggagaggagaggagggcagtgTGACCCAATGGGGCAGCCACCCATGGGACTGTGGAAGGTCACTGCTGGATGTCAAGAGGGCCCACTCGGAGAAAGGCCCCCCTCTCAAAATCCGAGAGGGCCTGTTCATCATGCAGGAAGCCAGAGAGAGGAGGCAAGAGCAGCCCAAAGGGAGGCCCAGCCTCCCTAGGGAGAGTTCAGAGGCCAAAGACATCAAGACGGGGCTCTGTCAGCAGGAGTCGGGGAATCGAGACAGTCAAAAGGTGAGTACAGACCATGTTGCAGTTTTGTCAAACGTTGTTAAACATGCAGGCCAGGGGTCTCAAACTCAGAACCCACGTGGGTAGGCCAGGTGAGTATGGAAATGAGTGGAGTCAGGCTGGGTGTGAGACACTAGGGAGTGGTGGGGCTTGTGGCAAATGGAGAGCCCACGCCTTATCGGAAGGGGGCAACCGCTGCGCAGCCCCAGCTGGTTCTTGTCAAGTGAGGAAGGTGGCATTGAGATGGCAGATCTGATTTATCAAGAGAACCGGAAAGATCCAGATTTTTGTCCGTAATCCCCTCCCCCCATTATGAAATGAGGACAGAGTACTAAAAAAATGCTGCTTAGTCCAAACAGAACTTGTCTGCTGGCACTATACAGCCTGTGGGCTACCAGTTTTAAACCTCTGGGCTAGAATGATCACAATAGgtgtcatttattgagcacctgctgtattcCAGGATGCTGCATCACGTTCATCA harbors:
- the KIAA1671 gene encoding uncharacterized protein KIAA1671 homolog isoform X1, with translation MVTRVEVGSISSLTGVPGLGELSKEETLTRTYFRQAGSASGAPSALLLEGKSPLRSPVRLLPLPRLTPKPFSKEKAGDVISSWPSLSRPSPTGGLPRGVAAEGLDEKMPGLVGQEAGSGDGPSSSSLFSKAAVLRPNPSTMILFETTKAGPTLGKGVGRGALEADAGVSQEPPSASRPEVATKPALPARKPAGTLPRPASVSQVTRPAATQEETGLKEPLSKASSVEDAGSPALEPRPRLKRRPVSAIFIESIQPQKPAGPGGATVVGKAPPTPPEKTWVRRPRPLSVDLTARFESREALARKVEATAGSTAQWRGPERPDLDPKVDGERLVKAEAPLHDPDSDFLQVARKIQERKERLLCKQAEMGHLRTMGGSARVTPISDQNLGEEKAKLDGEPEKAPRAPPSPSPRPGKGQEIAEVKSRAADGETQAGGERTPRGSVKKHVSLFGEESASALSLGSSPPSAPAESPPAAPELGKAGVSVQERIKGWATESSEAKPEIRKKAIQARPLSADLTKLFSSAASSNEVTCEKCSEPSSELPKEPREKQKEGHGVDGASVPRSPWKPATPREKSRQTEWKDSSDQVPGSGWSESVVGPLSPSASAPDDDRSFQTVWATVFEHHVEKHTVADLSGHCPAAMTPRDTADVLELRSRFLGSRSSFPQTTYLKKEWLENPDPKKSGRTAFSNGEPKQHHTSSVLGRYPVGDKCSNNPCLKLLESPPASERVEPRYDIVHAVGERAHSEAIPTAPEEKAVTLRSSQSRLSLSQEVAPAVTPADPERRLEGQVGSVQRASLIWEARGTREVSGPKPEFHRELKDTSGGNCLSPRWTGGVTINWQKAAVGVSEERGSEPGPEATSARTIQAAIQEAQHQGIDGAGIKPGERGAPQGGPLEPPSRAKGEASDFRARPQADVLLQKGPLAVAGGQGGARPARVPEPEARMRKVSPSDQRMERWRRRTLPHDAKFDEFSLLAPEHSSKAEQRRTGHLTHTAGALGKLQLAHGWEEPQQGNPGVSQVLSAAKQGSSVEPKATFFAVTYQIPDTQKAKSIVKPRSENLMEHSRKIAPPPSPHLLTSTLVSLNHEELLETMGSKNQAPGREHDRASFPKTPRPASLGERILGPPSERISDDDALWVRRGPEDSIGFHSDWKDRGNKTSPRGAPKTPPALKSHPKATHLLLRRKTEVVSETFPGKIKDGYRSSVLDIDALMAEYQRQPAAGPREAQELVGGPPTEPRGSNPERPGQQGEVDRRRRSLKEGPEIEGPRKQASFAETNPSPTPGSGKQLAETLEAATNTKVSPPLWALPHSAPPEKYPGASSGPAGPRKKGSGVTEDEKKAFISKHHSAKCPHSPAESQPTTSWEDLGSGATVPPRSSPTDQKKGLPRKSLGRGEEGSVTQWGSHPWDCGRSLLDVKRAHSEKGPPLKIREGLFIMQEARERRQEQPKGRPSLPRESSEAKDIKTGLCQQESGNRDSQKVPPGREFALQDNEPLLWQVIPVAAGPRRSHSFCKDKRSGPLVDQLKQCFSRRTPEAKDTDTLVQEADSQYGTWLHQHQSGESLAPESPSPDSSATSAQKQPPSSRLSSLSSQTETTSAGDQHDCSKDQQSTSVDRSSTDLESTDGMEGPPPADACPAKRVDDFSFIHQTSVLDSSALKTRVQLSKRSRRRAPISHSLRRSRVSESESRSPLEEEANSTWMFKDSTEEKSPRKEESDEEEKTPRAERTPISRPQRMPVFPGMDPAALKAQLHKRPEMDSPSDTPSWAPQPKTPKSPFQPGVLGSRVLPPSVEKDERSEEPSPQWLKELKSKKRQSLYENQA
- the KIAA1671 gene encoding uncharacterized protein KIAA1671 homolog isoform X2 gives rise to the protein MVTRVEVGSISSLTGVPGLGELSKEETLTRTYFRQAGSASGAPSALLLEGKSPLRSPVRLLPLPRLTPKPFSKEKAGDVISSWPSLSRPSPTGGLPRGVAAEGLDEKMPGLVGQEAGSGDGPSSSSLFSKAAVLRPNPSTMILFETTKAGPTLGKGVGRGALEADAGVSQEPPSASRPEVATKPALPARKPAGTLPRPASVSQVTRPAATQEETGLKEPLSKASSVEDAGSPALEPRPRLKRRPVSAIFIESIQPQKPAGPGGATVVGKAPPTPPEKTWVRRPRPLSVDLTARFESREALARKVEATAGSTAQWRGPERPDLDPKVDGERLVKAEAPLHDPDSDFLQVARKIQERKERLLCKQAEMGHLRTMGGSARVTPISDQNLGEEKAKLDGEPEKAPRAPPSPSPRPGKGQEIAEVKSRAADGETQAGGERTPRGSVKKHVSLFGEESASALSLGSSPPSAPAESPPAAPELGKAGVSVQERIKGWATESSEAKPEIRKKAIQARPLSADLTKLFSSAASSNEVTCEKCSEPSSELPKEPREKQKEGHGVDGASVPRSPWKPATPREKSRQTEWKDSSDQVPGSGWSESVVGPLSPSASAPDDDRSFQTVWATVFEHHVEKHTVADLSGHCPAAMTPRDTADVLELRSRFLGSRSSFPQTTYLKKEWLENPDPKKSGRTAFSNGEPKQHHTSSVLGRYPVGDKCSNNPCLKLLESPPASERVEPRYDIVHAVGERAHSEAIPTAPEEKAVTLRSSQSRLSLSQEVAPAVTPADPERRLEGQVGSVQRASLIWEARGTREVSGPKPEFHRELKDTSGGNCLSPRWTGGVTINWQKAAVGVSEERGSEPGPEATSARTIQAAIQEAQHQGIDGAGIKPGERGAPQGGPLEPPSRAKGEASDFRARPQADVLLQKGPLAVAGGQGGARPARVPEPEARMRKVSPSDQRMERWRRRTLPHDAKFDEFSLLAPEHSSKAEQRRTGHLTHTAGALGKLQLAHGWEEPQQGNPGVSQVLSAAKQGSSVEPKATFFAVTYQIPDTQKAKSIVKPRSENLMEHSRKIAPPPSPHLLTSTLVSLNHEELLETMGSKNQAPGREHDRASFPKTPRPASLGERILGPPSERISDDDALWVRRGPEDSIGFHSDWKDRGNKTSPRGAPKTPPALKSHPKATHLLLRRKTEVVSETFPGKIKDGYRSSVLDIDALMAEYQRQPAAGPREAQELVGGPPTEPRGSNPERPGQQGEVDRRRRSLKEGPEIEGPRKQASFAETNPSPTPGSGKQLAETLEAATNTKVSPPLWALPHSAPPEKYPGASSGPAGPRKKGSGVTEDEKKAFISKHHSAKCPHSPAESQPTTSWEDLGSGATVPPRSSPTDQKKGLPRKSLGRGEEGSVTQWGSHPWDCGRSLLDVKRAHSEKGPPLKIREGLFIMQEARERRQEQPKGRPSLPRESSEAKDIKTGLCQQESGNRDSQKDQLKQCFSRRTPEAKDTDTLVQEADSQYGTWLHQHQSGESLAPESPSPDSSATSAQKQPPSSRLSSLSSQTETTSAGDQHDCSKDQQSTSVDRSSTDLESTDGMEGPPPADACPAKRVDDFSFIHQTSVLDSSALKTRVQLSKRSRRRAPISHSLRRSRVSESESRSPLEEEANSTWMFKDSTEEKSPRKEESDEEEKTPRAERTPISRPQRMPVFPGMDPAALKAQLHKRPEMDSPSDTPSWAPQPKTPKSPFQPGVLGSRVLPPSVEKDERSEEPSPQWLKELKSKKRQSLYENQA